Proteins encoded by one window of Erythrobacter sp.:
- a CDS encoding DUF3422 domain-containing protein: MREHELRRQVVSEMHLRRWPSLTVPGKVVQWVLVTDPDERAAEAAHLDAVLPAPPENPNAAHRAGHFAPGISVAWERHSEGSSLTLFANGADPDLSEALAWAQDLPGRIVRASRLTLLKDDRAAQRLLPQMHFATDEVVSCVIGGKARLWADFRLQGDGFGHFLVAANGMDDLDFTRTVQRLQELGNYRNKALLGLPMAQEHWPRLDAIESELAKLADRLCGSGQRDDELMAELSSLSLELTTVATIIGYRMSATQAYAQLVQERLEELQVIPIDGFASLNTFTKRRFQPAVRFCEALTVRVEQLSERAGRLGNLLRARIDTRIENQNAELMRSMDRSSRLQLRLQQLVEGLSVVALSYYLLGLVEMALHGLPGVDGATVVAVLVVPTIFLVWLGIHLAKKRLLGVCESGVA; the protein is encoded by the coding sequence ATGCGCGAACATGAATTGCGACGGCAGGTGGTATCGGAAATGCACCTGCGCCGCTGGCCATCGCTCACAGTGCCGGGCAAGGTCGTGCAATGGGTGCTGGTGACCGATCCAGACGAGCGCGCTGCGGAGGCCGCCCATCTCGATGCGGTCCTGCCCGCTCCGCCGGAAAATCCCAATGCAGCGCACCGCGCGGGCCATTTTGCCCCGGGCATTTCGGTCGCCTGGGAACGGCACAGCGAAGGCAGCAGTCTGACCCTGTTTGCCAACGGCGCCGATCCCGATCTTTCGGAAGCCCTGGCCTGGGCGCAGGACCTGCCCGGTCGTATTGTCCGCGCCTCGCGGCTCACCCTGCTGAAAGATGATCGGGCAGCGCAACGGCTGCTGCCGCAGATGCATTTTGCCACCGACGAAGTCGTCTCCTGCGTGATCGGGGGAAAGGCGCGGCTGTGGGCCGATTTCCGCCTGCAAGGCGATGGCTTCGGGCATTTTCTGGTGGCCGCCAACGGCATGGATGATCTTGATTTTACCCGCACTGTGCAGCGGCTGCAGGAACTGGGCAATTACCGCAACAAGGCGCTGCTCGGCCTGCCGATGGCGCAGGAACATTGGCCGCGCCTCGATGCCATTGAAAGCGAGCTGGCGAAGCTGGCTGATCGCCTGTGCGGCAGCGGCCAGCGCGATGACGAGCTGATGGCGGAACTTTCCTCGCTTTCGCTGGAGCTGACCACCGTGGCGACCATCATCGGCTATCGCATGAGCGCCACACAGGCCTATGCGCAACTGGTGCAGGAACGGCTGGAGGAACTGCAGGTCATCCCGATCGACGGTTTCGCCTCGCTCAACACCTTTACCAAGCGCCGCTTCCAGCCCGCCGTCCGGTTCTGCGAAGCGCTGACGGTGCGGGTCGAGCAATTGTCCGAACGCGCCGGCCGGCTCGGCAATTTGCTGCGGGCGCGGATCGATACGCGGATCGAGAACCAGAACGCCGAACTGATGCGCAGCATGGATCGCTCTTCGCGCCTGCAACTGCGGCTGCAACAACTGGTCGAAGGGCTCTCGGTCGTGGCGCTCAGCTATTACCTGCTTGGCCTTGTCGAAATGGCTTTGCACGGCCTTCCGGGCGTGGACGGAGCAACGGTGGTCGCGGTGCTGGTCGTGCCCACGATCTTCCTGGTCTGGCTGGGCATCCACCTCGCCAAGAAGCGGTTGCTGGGTGTCTGCGAAAGCGGGGTAGCCTAG
- a CDS encoding isopropylmalate isomerase has product MTKKISGKAAMAAGAVGSAAVAAALLYVNRRKKKNEPTQPGPIPSGEKPETD; this is encoded by the coding sequence ATGACAAAGAAAATCTCCGGAAAGGCCGCGATGGCGGCGGGTGCGGTCGGTTCGGCGGCGGTTGCGGCGGCGCTGCTTTACGTCAACCGGCGCAAGAAGAAGAACGAGCCGACCCAGCCCGGCCCGATTCCCAGCGGCGAAAAGCCGGAGACCGATTGA
- the leuD gene encoding 3-isopropylmalate dehydratase small subunit, whose protein sequence is MEPLRSVEGRAIPFGRKNVDTDLIIPARWLKTVSREGMGQGAFESVRADDPHNVFDQPEFVRAPILIAGDNFGCGSSREHAAWALLDLGITAVIAPSFSDIFAGNAFKNGILTVALPQAAVDRLLEVAQTDPVSIDLEAQTVTTPFQDRFTFKIDAFRKHCLLEGLDEVGLTLSRDEAISDYEARLVRSRPWLARGTGVAA, encoded by the coding sequence ATGGAACCGCTGCGCAGCGTCGAGGGCCGCGCGATTCCGTTCGGCCGCAAGAATGTCGATACCGACCTGATCATTCCGGCGCGCTGGCTCAAGACGGTCAGCCGCGAGGGCATGGGCCAGGGCGCGTTCGAATCGGTGCGGGCGGACGATCCCCACAACGTGTTCGACCAGCCCGAATTCGTCCGTGCGCCGATCCTGATCGCAGGGGACAACTTCGGCTGCGGCTCCAGCCGGGAGCACGCCGCATGGGCGCTGCTCGATCTGGGCATCACCGCAGTTATCGCGCCGAGCTTTTCGGATATTTTCGCCGGCAACGCATTCAAGAACGGCATCCTCACCGTGGCCCTGCCGCAGGCGGCGGTGGACCGGCTGCTTGAAGTCGCGCAGACCGATCCGGTCTCCATCGACCTTGAAGCACAGACCGTCACCACGCCGTTCCAGGATCGCTTCACCTTCAAGATCGATGCCTTCCGCAAGCACTGCCTGCTCGAAGGGCTGGACGAAGTCGGGCTGACCCTGTCGCGCGATGAGGCCATTTCGGACTATGAAGCGCGGCTCGTCAGGTCGCGCCCGTGGCTGGCGCGCGGAACGGGTGTTGCGGCCTGA
- a CDS encoding SufE family protein, with product MRTLTDIHEEFDFLDSDERYRLLIELGRELEEMPAALKTDATLVRGCSAQVWVYPTGDAEKLHFLADSNAAITKGIVALVIAAVQDRPAAEVAAMDVAEALAPFDLKNQLSSNRTQGVPNMIALVREHAGRIASS from the coding sequence ATGCGCACCCTTACCGACATCCACGAAGAATTCGATTTTCTCGACAGTGACGAACGTTATCGCCTGCTGATCGAGCTGGGCCGCGAGCTGGAGGAGATGCCTGCCGCGCTCAAGACCGATGCCACTCTGGTGCGCGGCTGTTCGGCCCAGGTGTGGGTCTATCCTACCGGCGATGCAGAAAAGCTGCATTTCCTGGCAGACAGCAATGCCGCCATCACCAAGGGCATCGTTGCGCTGGTGATCGCCGCGGTACAGGACCGTCCTGCGGCCGAAGTAGCGGCGATGGACGTGGCCGAAGCGTTGGCCCCGTTCGATCTGAAGAACCAGCTCAGCTCCAACCGCACCCAGGGCGTACCCAACATGATTGCGCTGGTGCGCGAACACGCAGGCCGGATCGCCAGCAGCTAA
- a CDS encoding SOS response-associated peptidase family protein, with protein sequence MCNLYKMAKSQDEVAHFFDAIAQDMAVSPGGNAPEMIYPGYPGTVLAEGRLQQMVWGFPLARTGAKGQPLKPKPVNNARADKLQSPFWSASFRARRCLIPVSAFAEAEGERGRMTRTWFAMPEDELFAVAGLWRDSAEWGRVYTMVMTEACQYVQGVHDRMPVILRQHDWRDWLDGAPDAAHLLCRPFPDAIRVDRTDEPWAGRR encoded by the coding sequence ATGTGCAACCTCTACAAGATGGCGAAATCGCAGGACGAGGTGGCGCATTTCTTCGATGCCATTGCGCAGGATATGGCCGTCAGCCCCGGCGGCAATGCGCCGGAAATGATCTACCCCGGCTATCCCGGCACAGTGCTGGCTGAGGGCAGGTTGCAGCAGATGGTCTGGGGCTTCCCGCTCGCGCGCACCGGAGCCAAGGGCCAGCCGCTCAAGCCCAAGCCGGTCAACAATGCCCGCGCCGACAAGCTGCAATCGCCGTTCTGGTCCGCCAGTTTCCGCGCTCGCCGCTGCCTGATCCCCGTGTCCGCCTTTGCCGAGGCCGAGGGCGAGCGCGGGCGGATGACGCGGACCTGGTTTGCGATGCCGGAGGACGAGCTGTTCGCGGTCGCGGGGCTGTGGCGCGACAGTGCGGAGTGGGGCCGGGTCTATACGATGGTGATGACCGAGGCCTGCCAATATGTGCAGGGTGTGCATGACCGGATGCCGGTGATCCTGCGGCAGCATGACTGGCGCGACTGGCTGGACGGCGCACCCGATGCCGCGCACCTGCTATGCCGCCCTTTCCCCGACGCCATACGGGTTGATCGTACGGACGAGCCCTGGGCCGGTCGGCGCTAG
- a CDS encoding glycoside hydrolase family 43 protein: MSARIGSRAVVLGAALALAGCATTESTSEASPPSHYLAPPLVSEYFTADPSAHVWEDGRIYVYTSHDVDNPLIAAGGADAFDMRDYLILSMDEPGGAVTVHPPVLNVDSVPWASRQMWAPDAAYRDGTYYLYFPAKDENDVFRIGVATSSSPTGPFTAQPQPMRGSYSIDPAVMRDADGEHYMYIGGIWGGQLQRWQSGAYDPTGPDQDDTPPDDPAIAPVVARLAPSMLEFAEEPRRVQILDPDGSPITAGDHDRRFFEGAWVFRRGDTYYFTYSTGDTHYLVYATGTSPYGPFTYRGRILEPVEGWTTHHSIVEVDGAWYLFYHDTQLSGGVTHLRNVKMTPLEFRADGSIVTIDPMPGD, encoded by the coding sequence ATGTCGGCAAGAATCGGTTCGCGCGCGGTAGTGCTCGGCGCAGCTTTGGCGCTTGCAGGGTGCGCCACCACGGAAAGTACGAGCGAAGCGAGCCCGCCTTCGCACTATCTCGCGCCGCCGCTGGTCAGCGAATATTTCACTGCGGACCCTTCCGCCCATGTCTGGGAAGATGGCCGAATCTACGTCTACACTAGCCACGATGTCGACAATCCGCTGATCGCGGCAGGAGGCGCGGACGCTTTCGACATGCGCGACTACCTGATCCTGTCGATGGACGAACCCGGCGGCGCGGTGACGGTGCATCCGCCGGTGCTGAACGTGGACAGCGTGCCTTGGGCCAGCCGCCAAATGTGGGCACCCGACGCCGCCTACCGCGACGGCACCTATTACCTCTACTTCCCCGCCAAGGATGAGAATGACGTGTTCCGCATCGGCGTGGCCACCTCCTCCAGCCCGACCGGACCCTTCACCGCCCAGCCCCAGCCCATGCGCGGCTCCTACTCGATAGACCCTGCGGTGATGCGCGATGCCGATGGCGAGCACTACATGTATATCGGCGGCATCTGGGGCGGCCAGTTGCAGCGCTGGCAATCGGGCGCATATGATCCCACGGGGCCCGACCAGGACGATACGCCCCCTGACGACCCGGCCATCGCGCCGGTGGTGGCGCGGCTCGCCCCCTCGATGCTCGAGTTCGCGGAGGAACCGCGGCGGGTGCAGATCCTCGATCCCGACGGCTCGCCGATCACCGCGGGCGACCATGACCGGCGCTTCTTCGAAGGCGCCTGGGTATTCCGCCGGGGCGACACCTACTACTTCACCTATTCGACCGGGGACACGCACTACCTCGTCTACGCCACCGGCACTTCGCCCTACGGACCGTTCACCTATCGCGGGCGAATCCTCGAACCGGTGGAAGGCTGGACCACCCACCATTCGATCGTCGAAGTCGATGGCGCGTGGTACCTGTTCTACCACGACACCCAGTTGAGTGGCGGCGTGACCCACCTGCGCAACGTGAAAATGACCCCGCTCGAATTCCGCGCCGACGGCAGCATCGTCACCATCGATCCGATGCCGGGGGACTGA
- a CDS encoding queuosine precursor transporter, with translation MDQGTSTSTTKIAGSSAVPAQFRYFPYVMAAFVAILLLSNIIGASKPSYVVLPGGAQWAFGAGVLFFPISYIIGDVLTEVYGYANARRVIWTGFAALLFMAFMAWVVVALPAAEGWPGQPAYEFVFGNSWRIVLASMVAFWAGEFANSFVMAKMKVWTGGRMLWSRTIGSTVVGQGLDSLVFYPLAFYGLAGWPIETLWQVVLSQWLIKVAWEALLTPFTYLVINFLKRREGVEVFDTDTDFSPFGASSR, from the coding sequence ATGGATCAGGGGACCAGCACCAGCACCACGAAAATCGCCGGAAGCAGCGCGGTGCCTGCGCAGTTCCGCTATTTTCCCTATGTCATGGCGGCCTTCGTCGCCATCCTGCTGCTGAGCAACATCATCGGCGCGTCCAAGCCCAGCTACGTGGTGCTGCCGGGCGGCGCGCAGTGGGCGTTCGGCGCGGGAGTGCTGTTCTTCCCGATCAGCTACATCATCGGCGACGTGCTGACCGAGGTCTACGGCTATGCCAACGCTCGCCGGGTGATCTGGACCGGGTTTGCCGCGCTGCTGTTCATGGCCTTCATGGCCTGGGTGGTGGTGGCGCTGCCAGCGGCGGAAGGGTGGCCGGGGCAGCCTGCCTACGAATTCGTGTTCGGCAATTCGTGGCGGATCGTGCTCGCCAGCATGGTCGCCTTCTGGGCGGGAGAATTCGCCAATTCGTTCGTGATGGCGAAGATGAAGGTCTGGACCGGGGGACGGATGCTGTGGAGCCGTACCATCGGTTCGACCGTGGTCGGCCAGGGGCTCGACAGCCTGGTCTTCTACCCGCTTGCTTTCTACGGGCTGGCCGGTTGGCCGATCGAGACGCTGTGGCAGGTGGTCCTTTCCCAGTGGCTCATCAAGGTAGCATGGGAAGCGCTGCTGACGCCGTTCACTTATCTGGTGATCAATTTCCTCAAGCGCCGCGAAGGGGTGGAAGTGTTCGATACCGATACCGACTTTTCTCCCTTCGGCGCGAGTAGCCGGTAG
- a CDS encoding PspC domain-containing protein: MNDLRTSGGGSPVGFRLDKTNGKIAGVCAGIANYFNMDPLIVRLIFAIGAIAGFGSFIVIYLAVWLLAK; encoded by the coding sequence ATGAACGATCTTCGCACTTCGGGCGGCGGAAGCCCCGTCGGCTTCCGCCTCGACAAGACCAACGGCAAGATCGCCGGCGTGTGCGCCGGGATTGCCAACTACTTCAACATGGATCCGCTGATTGTCCGGCTGATCTTCGCGATCGGAGCGATTGCCGGGTTCGGCAGCTTCATCGTCATCTACCTCGCGGTGTGGTTGCTGGCCAAATAG
- the grxD gene encoding Grx4 family monothiol glutaredoxin, which yields MTDTNADTNQRLSQIVNGSDVVLFMKGTPLFPQCGFSNKAVAILDHCKVAFDSVDVLQDMEVRQGIKAFSDWPTIPQLYVKGEFIGGSDIMMEMFEAGELQALLDEKQVARAED from the coding sequence ATGACTGATACTAACGCCGATACCAATCAGCGCCTCTCGCAAATCGTAAACGGCTCCGACGTCGTGCTGTTCATGAAGGGCACCCCGCTGTTCCCGCAGTGCGGTTTCTCCAACAAGGCGGTGGCCATCCTCGACCATTGCAAGGTCGCCTTCGACAGCGTCGACGTGTTGCAGGACATGGAAGTGCGGCAGGGCATCAAGGCCTTTTCCGACTGGCCGACCATCCCGCAGCTCTACGTGAAGGGCGAATTCATCGGCGGCAGCGACATCATGATGGAAATGTTCGAAGCGGGTGAATTGCAGGCGCTGCTGGACGAAAAGCAGGTTGCCCGCGCGGAGGATTGA
- a CDS encoding beta-carotene hydroxylase, which translates to MDVLIPILIVIATILAMEMVAWSSHKYIMHGWGWGWHRDHHEPHDNTFEKNDLYGVVGAAMSISMFALGSPLVLGDAAWIPATWIGIGILGYGIIYTLVHDGLVHQRYFRWVPKRGYAKRLVQAHKLHHATIGKEGGVSFGFLFARDPAALKADLKRQREAGIAVVRDSAGA; encoded by the coding sequence ATGGACGTTCTCATACCCATCCTGATCGTGATCGCCACCATCCTCGCGATGGAAATGGTCGCTTGGTCGAGCCACAAATACATCATGCACGGCTGGGGCTGGGGCTGGCACCGCGATCATCATGAGCCGCATGACAACACGTTCGAGAAGAACGATCTCTACGGCGTCGTCGGGGCAGCGATGAGCATTTCAATGTTCGCGCTCGGCAGTCCGCTGGTTCTCGGCGATGCGGCGTGGATCCCGGCGACGTGGATCGGGATCGGCATCCTCGGCTACGGCATCATCTATACGCTGGTGCATGACGGGCTGGTGCATCAGCGCTATTTCCGCTGGGTGCCCAAGCGCGGCTATGCCAAGCGGCTGGTGCAGGCGCACAAGCTGCATCATGCGACGATCGGCAAGGAGGGCGGGGTGAGCTTCGGCTTCCTGTTCGCCCGCGATCCGGCGGCGCTGAAGGCCGATCTCAAGCGCCAGCGCGAGGCGGGCATTGCCGTGGTGCGCGACAGCGCGGGTGCCTGA
- the leuC gene encoding 3-isopropylmalate dehydratase large subunit produces the protein MASKPRTLYEKIWDAHVVERREDGTCLIFIDRHLVHEVTSPQAFEALRLNGRKVRRPELTLAVPDHNLPTTARTDASGARIPIADGESAQQLAALERNVAEFGVRYFGATAREQGIVHVVGPEQAFSLPGTTIVCGDSHTACHGGIGALAFGIGTSEVEHVLATQTLLLTPSKTMEVRVEGTLGPGVTPKDLILHIIGVIGTAGGTGHVIEYRGEVFEKMSVEGRLTVSNMSIEGGARAGLIAPDETTFAYLKGRPFAPQGEEWGAAVQYWRTLHSDPDARFDKSITILARDIEPTVTWGTSPEDVVAIGGVVPAPESFADPSKQDAARKSLEYMGLAPGTPIREVEVQNIFIGSCTNSRIEDLRAAAAVLRGRRIAGNIKWAIVVPGSGLVKAMAEAEGLDQVFTDAGMEWREPGCSACLGMNPDKVPPGERCASTSNRNFVGRQGPGARTHLVSPAMAAAAAVTGRLTDVRELAREPA, from the coding sequence ATGGCCAGCAAACCGCGCACGCTTTACGAGAAAATCTGGGACGCTCATGTGGTGGAGCGGCGCGAGGATGGCACTTGCCTGATCTTCATCGACCGGCACCTGGTCCACGAAGTCACCAGCCCACAGGCGTTCGAGGCGCTGCGGCTGAACGGGCGCAAGGTCCGGAGGCCCGAACTGACGCTGGCGGTGCCCGATCACAACCTGCCCACCACCGCGCGCACCGATGCCAGCGGCGCGCGAATTCCGATTGCCGATGGCGAAAGCGCGCAGCAGCTCGCCGCGCTGGAACGCAACGTCGCCGAATTCGGAGTGCGCTATTTCGGTGCTACCGCGCGCGAGCAGGGGATCGTCCATGTGGTCGGCCCGGAACAGGCCTTTTCGCTGCCCGGCACTACCATCGTCTGCGGCGATTCGCACACCGCCTGCCACGGCGGGATCGGCGCGCTGGCCTTCGGGATCGGCACCAGCGAAGTCGAGCATGTGCTCGCCACGCAGACGCTGCTGCTCACTCCGTCCAAAACGATGGAAGTGCGGGTGGAAGGCACGCTCGGCCCCGGCGTCACGCCCAAGGACCTGATCCTGCACATCATCGGTGTGATCGGCACCGCGGGCGGTACCGGCCACGTGATCGAATATCGCGGCGAAGTATTCGAGAAGATGAGCGTCGAAGGCCGCCTCACCGTGTCCAACATGAGCATCGAGGGCGGTGCACGCGCGGGGCTGATCGCGCCCGACGAAACAACTTTCGCCTATCTCAAGGGCCGCCCCTTCGCGCCGCAGGGCGAGGAGTGGGGCGCGGCGGTGCAATACTGGCGCACGCTCCATTCGGACCCCGACGCGCGGTTCGACAAGTCGATCACTATTCTTGCCCGCGATATCGAGCCGACCGTCACCTGGGGCACCAGCCCCGAAGACGTGGTGGCGATCGGCGGCGTGGTCCCCGCGCCCGAGAGCTTCGCCGATCCTTCGAAGCAGGATGCCGCGCGCAAGAGCCTTGAATACATGGGCCTCGCTCCCGGCACGCCGATACGCGAAGTCGAGGTGCAGAACATCTTCATCGGCAGCTGCACCAACAGCCGCATCGAAGACCTGCGCGCCGCTGCTGCCGTGCTGCGCGGGCGGCGGATTGCGGGGAACATCAAATGGGCCATCGTCGTCCCCGGATCGGGGCTGGTGAAGGCAATGGCGGAGGCCGAAGGGCTCGACCAGGTGTTCACCGATGCCGGAATGGAATGGCGCGAACCGGGCTGCTCGGCGTGCCTCGGCATGAACCCGGACAAGGTCCCGCCGGGAGAACGCTGCGCCTCCACCAGCAACCGCAATTTCGTCGGCAGGCAAGGTCCGGGCGCGCGCACCCACCTCGTCTCGCCAGCAATGGCGGCAGCAGCGGCGGTGACCGGGCGATTGACCGACGTCCGCGAACTGGCGCGTGAACCTGCGTAA
- a CDS encoding DUF1476 domain-containing protein encodes MTDFKDRERAEEARFAMDEETAFRVAARRNRLLGEWAAGLMGLTPEETDAYKKAVVQADFEEAGDEDVVRKLVGDLTSAGCNVDEATVRAMLEEKTVESRRQLMSDS; translated from the coding sequence ATGACCGATTTCAAAGACCGCGAACGCGCCGAGGAAGCCCGGTTCGCGATGGACGAGGAAACCGCCTTCCGCGTCGCCGCCCGCCGTAACCGGTTGCTGGGCGAGTGGGCGGCGGGGCTGATGGGTCTCACTCCGGAAGAAACCGATGCCTACAAGAAAGCCGTGGTGCAGGCGGATTTCGAGGAAGCCGGTGACGAAGATGTCGTCCGCAAGCTCGTCGGCGATCTCACCAGCGCGGGCTGCAACGTGGACGAAGCCACGGTGCGCGCCATGCTGGAGGAAAAGACGGTCGAATCGCGCCGCCAGCTGATGAGCGATTCCTGA
- a CDS encoding acyl-CoA thioesterase — MSAKSYSMPIRILPADIDFMGHVNNARYLNWVQDVVLAHWNKLAPAEEVASKAWVALKHEITYRRPAFLNDEVIAETVLEKIAGARSFYNTVIRRGEDVLAEVQSMWCCIDATTLRPARIDRDVAETHFGIPRKQAAVTGD, encoded by the coding sequence ATGTCAGCCAAATCCTATTCCATGCCGATCCGCATCCTGCCCGCCGATATCGATTTCATGGGCCATGTGAACAACGCCCGCTATCTGAACTGGGTGCAGGATGTCGTGCTGGCGCACTGGAACAAGCTGGCCCCGGCAGAAGAAGTGGCGAGCAAGGCCTGGGTCGCATTGAAGCACGAGATCACTTATCGCCGCCCCGCGTTCCTCAACGACGAGGTGATTGCCGAGACGGTGCTGGAAAAGATCGCCGGCGCGCGCAGTTTCTACAACACGGTGATCCGCCGGGGCGAGGACGTGCTGGCCGAAGTGCAGAGCATGTGGTGCTGCATCGACGCGACGACGTTGCGACCGGCGCGGATCGACCGCGACGTGGCGGAAACGCACTTCGGCATTCCACGCAAGCAGGCCGCTGTAACCGGCGACTAA
- a CDS encoding BolA family transcriptional regulator produces the protein MPMPAAQIEELIKAALPDAEVTITALADDNDHWQARVISAQFVGKSRVQQHKLVFAALGGRMGGELHALQLHTGVPN, from the coding sequence ATGCCGATGCCCGCCGCGCAGATCGAGGAACTGATCAAGGCCGCGCTGCCCGATGCCGAAGTGACGATTACCGCGCTGGCGGACGATAACGATCACTGGCAGGCGCGGGTCATCTCGGCGCAATTCGTCGGCAAGAGCCGGGTGCAGCAGCACAAGCTGGTGTTCGCCGCGCTCGGCGGACGGATGGGCGGCGAACTTCACGCCTTGCAACTGCACACCGGCGTTCCCAACTGA
- a CDS encoding DNA-deoxyinosine glycosylase has translation MNLRKSSFPPVVGDNCRVLILGSLPGEKSLAQQQYYAHPRNLFWHLIGQVIDVELVGLPYPARLNTLRENGVGLWDVVASAQREGSLDAQLRNPTANPIAALCQTLPHLRAVAFNGATAFKLGSALVPAEVPTVKLLSSSPANAGYSADQKSKQWTILREFLHPILSPQGEGPIAES, from the coding sequence GTGAACCTGCGTAAGAGCTCGTTCCCTCCGGTCGTGGGGGACAATTGCCGCGTGCTGATCCTCGGCAGCCTGCCCGGCGAAAAGTCGCTGGCGCAGCAGCAGTACTACGCTCATCCGCGCAACCTTTTCTGGCACCTGATCGGGCAGGTCATCGATGTCGAACTGGTAGGGCTGCCCTACCCCGCACGGCTCAACACACTGCGCGAAAACGGCGTCGGCCTGTGGGACGTGGTCGCCAGCGCCCAACGCGAGGGTAGCCTCGATGCGCAGCTTCGCAACCCCACCGCCAACCCGATCGCCGCGCTATGCCAAACCCTCCCGCACCTGCGCGCGGTCGCTTTCAACGGCGCCACTGCGTTCAAGCTCGGCAGCGCACTGGTCCCGGCTGAAGTTCCGACAGTAAAACTGCTGTCCTCCAGCCCTGCCAACGCCGGATATTCGGCGGACCAGAAGTCAAAACAATGGACAATCCTGCGCGAATTCCTGCACCCCATCTTGTCACCGCAAGGTGAAGGCCCCATTGCAGAATCATGA